AGAAGCCTTTGAGCGCATGCTTTTGGTTTTTGAGAAGATAGATCTTATTGACAAGCTCATTAGAGAAACATCTACAACATATGATCTTGGGCGTATTCAACGACTTGAAAAGAATGTGCTTCGTTTGGGTATATTTGAGATGCTCTATGACGACTCCATCCCAGAAAAAGTGGCTATTCATGAAGCTATGCGTCTTGCTCGCAAGTTTAGTACAAAGGAAGCAGCTTCCTTTGTAAATGCTTTGCTTGATACAATTTATAAGAAGTCTATTGGTGAAAAAGAAGATAATGAACTCTTAAGTGAAAGCACAGAAAAACTTTTGCAAAGTGAAGAAATTGCCAAAGAAGTTGCACTAAAAGATATTGCTGTGCCATTAGAAGAGACATGATTTCTTACGATGATTTTAAAAAGAATGAACTGCTTTCAAAGGTTTCTACTTTTCGTCTGGGTGGACCTGCAGACTATTGTATAGAGGCAAGAGACATCGAGACTCTCATACAAGTATTACATTTTTGTAAAAGCAATCATTTAGATTATTTTGTTATTGGAAAGGGTTCTAACTGTCTTTTCAGTGATCTTGGTTTTCGTGGTCTAGTTATTATCAATAAAATCGATTTCATGGAAGTTAAGAAAAATCGGTTTCGAGTGGGAGCGGGTTATAGTTTTTCTTTACTGGGCTCTCAGACAGCTCGTCTTGGATTTTCGGGGCTAGAGTTTGCTGCGGGTATACCGGCATCTGTAGGTGGAGCCGTTTTTATGAATGCGGGAGCAAATGGAAAGGAAGTGTGTGAGTCATTAGAAAGTGTCGAGTATGTCTCAAATGATGGAGATGTTCGAGTTTTTGAAAAAGATGAGCTTACATTTGGTTATCGAAAATCTTCTTTTCAAGAGATGAGAGGTGTAATTGTTGCAGCAACATTTAAGTTGGAAGAATGTAAGTTAGCAAGAGGCAGGCAATTAGAGATTATTCAATACCGAAAGAAAACCCAGCCTTTAAATGAGCCCTCAGCAGGATGTGTTTTTCAAAATCCTAAAGGCCAGAAAGAAGAGAGTTGCCTTTCTGCAGGCAAACTCATTGAAATGTCTGAGCTAAAGGGGATTTCACTAGGTGGTGTAAAGGTTTCTGAAAAGCATGCCAATTTTATTGTAAATACGGGGTCTGGTAGTGCTCAAGATGTTCTTAGGCTTGTTCAGCTTATAAAATCGCAAGTTAAAGAAAAGATGGGCATTGAACTAAGAGAAGAGATTCGCTTAATTGGAGAAAAAATTGAATTTTAAAGCAGATCTACATTGTCACACAACATGTTCAGATGGTTCTATGACGCCAAAAGAATTGTTGTATCATGCAAAAAAATGTGGACTTTCTGCTCTTTCCATTACAGATCATGACACAATCCAAGCTTATCAAGAAGCGCTTCTTGTGGCTTTGGAACTGAATATAGAAATGGTTTCAGGAGTAGAATTTTCTTCGCATTACAAGAATTATTCCGTGCATATTTTAGGCTATGCCTTTTCACTTGATAACAAAGAAATAGATGCTTTTTGTTCTAAACATCATGAAAGAAGGAATAAGAGAAATCTGGTTATTTTGGATAAACTAGCAAAACGCGGGATGTCTATTACAGAAGATGAACTTATAATTAATCCCGAAATGCCACCACATTCCGTTGGAAGGCCTCATATAGCGCAAGCGCTTTTGAGAAAGGGTTATGTTAGAACTATTCGTGAGGCATTTAATAAATATATCGGAGAAGGGTGTCCTTGCTATGCTGAAGGAGAATATTTTAGCGCAGAGGAGACTATAGATTATATTCATCATTCTGGTGGTCTTGCAGTGATTGCTCATCCACACTTAATTGGGGATGTGTCTGTTATTCAAGCTTTGACTTCAATGAATTTTGATGGTATTGAAGTTTATTATGCAAGATTTTCTGAAAGCGAGGTGGCAGGTTGGCTTCGTCTGGCTCATTCTAAAAATTGGCTCGCTACCGGTGGCTCCGACTTTCATGGAAGCGTAAAACCAAACATTGCTCTTGGCTCATCATGGGCCCCAGAAGAGACCTTTAGGGTTTTGCAAGCTCATTACAGGCGACATAAGAACAATACGCTTGGGGCTTTAGAATAGTTAATGCGTTTATGAAAAGAGGCTGACCAATTAAGAGGGTCTAAACTTTTTGCCCAAGTGAGTAAAAGCTCTTCTTCTTTTTCCCCCTCAAGATGCCCAGGATAACAAGTAATACTTATAAGCCCTAAGGGTTTAATGAGTTTTAAAGAACGTTCTAGGCTTATAAGTGTGGTTTCTTTTGTAGTTGTAATGGATTTATTGCCCCCCGGAAGGTAGCCAAGATTATACACTATAAGATCTATAGATTTTTCTTGAAGTTCATTTGGAAAGTTAGAGTGACATTGTTTGTAAAAGTGCACTCGCTTATAACTTTCCTTGTCTAAGTGAGAAGAGAGATGCGTTTTTGCTTGGTTGATAGCTGATTCTTGGATATCAAAAATATAAAGCGACCCTTGAGTATTGTTTAGAATTTTTTTGGCAATGAAAAGCGCATCGTGGCCATTGCCACAGGTTGCATCGATCACAGATGCCCCGATATATAGGTGAGACGTCCAATAAGAGTGCGCAAATGAAAGATGGGAAAATTTCATAGTTGTATAATTTCCTTAAATTCAAGAAAGAATTGACAATTGAAGTGTTAATCTACACACTATACACAAACAAGTTCAAAAACCAATTCTTGAACTTGTTTGTGTATACCTGTGCGTGTGTTAAGATCAACAAGGAATGCAAATGTTACTTCAATCGCCTAGTTTTAAGTCAGTAGTTGTAAATACAAATCCGAGCGAGTCTCTTAGCAAAAATCGGTTATCTAATCTGTATTCTCCTCATTTTTTACGCTCCTTAGAGTTTATATATGGAAGTGAGGGTATGATCTCTTCAGGAGGGACAGAACTTATAGATACTATGCTTGCAAATATTGAGCTTGAAGGCAAGAAAATATTAGATGTGGGTTGTGGGCTGGGTGGTGTGGATGTTTATTTGGCAAAAAAAAATGATGTAGAAATAACAGGAGTAGATTTCGAACCTTACATGATTTTGTGTGCGGAGAAATTATTAGAAAGGCATAGAGGGTATTTGAAGGGAAAAGTTTTTTTTCAAACTTTAAATAATCGTATTAGTCTTAAGGAATTCTCTGCAGATACTTTTGACCTTGTTTTTTGTAAGCAAATGTTTGCTCACTTGTCTGTTTTGGATAGACAAGCGTATTTAGAAGAAATGCATCGTGTGTTAAAACCAGGTGGAAGAATTGTAACAGAGGATTGGTTAGCACGCTCGCTTGATCTTACTGAATTTCTGAAAAAAGCCTTGGCTATTGACTCTGCAAAAGATGATGTACACATTGATAATGGATTTTGCTACCTAATTACTCCGCAAAAATATCAAGAACTAATTAAGCGTGCTAAGTTCAAGGATGTTATTTACACAGATATTTCTGATAAGCAAATTGTTTATACGCAAAGAGATATTGAGCGTATTAAAAGTGCTAAAGAAAAATTTTCTTCAGAGCTTGGTAGTGATGCTTATGATTTTAGAGTGAATGCATGGAGTCATTTTATTAGGGCTATGGAGCATGATGAAATTCTTTCTGGGATTTTTACAGCTATCAAATAACTTTATGCAAGAAGTCTATTGATAAAATTGGGGCGATTTCGTTATTATTCTGCCCTCTATCGGGGGTATTAGCTCAGTTGGTTAGAGCGCCACGTTGACATCGTGGAGGTCGGCTGTTCGAGTCAGCCATATCCCATAATTATACATAAATAAGTTCTATTAATGACCCCCCTAGATATCAAGAGACGCTCAACTGCAGAGCTTATGGCAATTGCTGTGCTGAGCTTGTTTCCAGATGCACAGTTGGCCGGAGGTAAGAGCCATGCGTTTGGATTTTTTTATGATTTTATGTTTTCAGGAACACCTGACGCACATT
This DNA window, taken from Chlamydiales bacterium, encodes the following:
- the nusB gene encoding transcription antitermination factor NusB — protein: MAVPKQKFREIVLLLLYSYDLAVTTEDEMQELVMETLEVTKKNVKEAFERMLLVFEKIDLIDKLIRETSTTYDLGRIQRLEKNVLRLGIFEMLYDDSIPEKVAIHEAMRLARKFSTKEAASFVNALLDTIYKKSIGEKEDNELLSESTEKLLQSEEIAKEVALKDIAVPLEET
- the murB gene encoding UDP-N-acetylmuramate dehydrogenase, whose amino-acid sequence is MISYDDFKKNELLSKVSTFRLGGPADYCIEARDIETLIQVLHFCKSNHLDYFVIGKGSNCLFSDLGFRGLVIINKIDFMEVKKNRFRVGAGYSFSLLGSQTARLGFSGLEFAAGIPASVGGAVFMNAGANGKEVCESLESVEYVSNDGDVRVFEKDELTFGYRKSSFQEMRGVIVAATFKLEECKLARGRQLEIIQYRKKTQPLNEPSAGCVFQNPKGQKEESCLSAGKLIEMSELKGISLGGVKVSEKHANFIVNTGSGSAQDVLRLVQLIKSQVKEKMGIELREEIRLIGEKIEF
- a CDS encoding class I SAM-dependent methyltransferase, with the translated sequence MKFSHLSFAHSYWTSHLYIGASVIDATCGNGHDALFIAKKILNNTQGSLYIFDIQESAINQAKTHLSSHLDKESYKRVHFYKQCHSNFPNELQEKSIDLIVYNLGYLPGGNKSITTTKETTLISLERSLKLIKPLGLISITCYPGHLEGEKEEELLLTWAKSLDPLNWSASFHKRINYSKAPSVLFLCRL
- a CDS encoding methyltransferase domain-containing protein, coding for MLLQSPSFKSVVVNTNPSESLSKNRLSNLYSPHFLRSLEFIYGSEGMISSGGTELIDTMLANIELEGKKILDVGCGLGGVDVYLAKKNDVEITGVDFEPYMILCAEKLLERHRGYLKGKVFFQTLNNRISLKEFSADTFDLVFCKQMFAHLSVLDRQAYLEEMHRVLKPGGRIVTEDWLARSLDLTEFLKKALAIDSAKDDVHIDNGFCYLITPQKYQELIKRAKFKDVIYTDISDKQIVYTQRDIERIKSAKEKFSSELGSDAYDFRVNAWSHFIRAMEHDEILSGIFTAIK
- a CDS encoding PHP domain-containing protein, whose protein sequence is MNFKADLHCHTTCSDGSMTPKELLYHAKKCGLSALSITDHDTIQAYQEALLVALELNIEMVSGVEFSSHYKNYSVHILGYAFSLDNKEIDAFCSKHHERRNKRNLVILDKLAKRGMSITEDELIINPEMPPHSVGRPHIAQALLRKGYVRTIREAFNKYIGEGCPCYAEGEYFSAEETIDYIHHSGGLAVIAHPHLIGDVSVIQALTSMNFDGIEVYYARFSESEVAGWLRLAHSKNWLATGGSDFHGSVKPNIALGSSWAPEETFRVLQAHYRRHKNNTLGALE